Genomic window (Halococcus saccharolyticus DSM 5350):
GGACGACGATGGCGGAGATGAGCACCGTGGAAAAAAACGCCATCTCACACCGCGGTCGCGCGCTCGCGAAGTTCGGAGAGTGGTATCATGAGCGATAGCGAAGCAAACCAGACGAGACGCAGCGCGACCGTCTTGGCGGTGGTTCGCCGAACGAGAGTAAGGCGACAGCCACCGCTGCACGACCGTTCGGTTTGATACGCGTTCGTGACGGATCGAGAGACCATGTATGTCCGCCTCGCGACCCACGAGGACCGCGCCGCGCTGCCCGCCCTCCACACCGCCGCCGTCGAAGCGTTCGGCCCCGATGGCTACGACGCCGACCAAGTCCGGAAGTGGGCGAAAGCCGACGAACGCTCGCCCGACGATTACGACGTCGACGCCACGGACGAGCACTTCACCGTCGCGGTTCGCGAAAGTGAGGTCGCGGGATTCGGCCACCTCGTCCTCGACGCCGGCGAGGTCCACGCGGTCTACGTCCATCCCGACCACGCGGGCCGCGGCGTCGGGAGCGCGCTACTCGCCGAGTTAGAGGGGTACGCCCGTGGACGGGGCTGTTCGGTACTCACTCTCCAGTCGTCGCTGAACGCGGCCGGGTTCTACGAGAAGGCAGGCTACGAGCGAGTGGGCGAGAGCGAGAGTCCCGGCGGATTGGCGGTCGTGGAGATGCGAAAGGAGCTGTAGAATGGATCAGGACCGCGGATCGCGGTCTGGACCGGGGTATGCGCCATCGCCGACCACCGGCCACAGCCGCTCGGGATCGAACAGACGGGCGAAAGCGGTGGGGTCCTTGACGCTGGTGGCGACGTGGGAGCGGATCTCGACGCCGGCCGCGGCTCCCTGGAGGCGATCGTCGAACGAGAGGACGTGGGCGGCGTCGCCCGTCGCCGCCGATGCGAGTGCCGGATGGTCGTCCTCGGGGTGATCGACACGCATCCGGAGGGCGTCGAGCTTGTCGCGGTGGGCGGCCGCGAGGCCGGCATCGGCGAGTGCCGCAACGATCGACTCGCAATCGTTGAGCAGTGGGTCACTCGCCACGAGATCGACCCACGAGTGGCTCCGAACGATGTCGAGTGCGGTACGTGCGGGGCCGCCGACGAGGAGGTCTGCCGCGAGCACGTCGGCATCGGCGACCACTCGCGCCGGGTTCGGCTCATCCATCCCGGCGCTCCGCGAGGGCGTCTTGGAGGGCGTCGAGCGTCACGTCGTGGTCGTCCGCGCGATCGAACAATCCGTCCCACGAGTCGGTCATGTGACGACTCGCAGCGCGACCGGCAAAACGGCTCGGACCCGTGGCTCGGTCAGTGACTCACCCGGTCACGGTGGGTGAGGAGTCGCCGACGCTCACGGCCCGTGGCCGGCGGACGAGTCGCGAGCGAGGGAACGAGTACCGGCGCTCGCTACCGGGATAGACGGCTTCGACCACCGGCTCGGCGGAGTCGTACGCACGATTCGTCGGGTGGGCCGCGACGGTCGAGTCGGTGGCCGTGATCTCCACTTCGTCGGCCCGGCGATCGGTGACGGCGACCACGGTGAGCAGATCGCCGGTCTCTCGGTCACGAACCCGATCTCCGGGCTCGAACCCGCAGGTGAAACAGAGCGGGAGCCGGATCGCGTCGGGAACGAACGTCTCACGACCGCAGGCGAGACAGTCGGCGGCGCGGAACCCGGGCGGCGGGATCCGACCCTCGGTCACCTCGATCGCGACCCGACGAAGGTGCTTGCACCGCTCGCCACGGATCGAGTGATCGGGACAGGAACACCGGCTATTGGGGAGCGAAACAACGTAAGTCGCACCGCTCGCGCTCTCGACGACGTACCGCCCGCCGTCGAGCGGATCGACCGCCATGCGTTCGCGCCACGCGCGGGCGGCCCGGTCGGCCATCCCATCGAGATCGGGGGCGAGCGACTGCTTTCGTGACACGGGTGTGTTTCGAGTGTGTGTCATGGTTTCACCGACGTTTTATCTGCTGCTATCGTTGGTTCCGTCTACAAACGAAATAGGGGTTGGAACACCCTAAACCCGTCGTCCGTCTACTTCGACGCGCTTTTCTCGCGGCCGCCGCAAGTATGTGTATGGAACGGGAGACGTTCGTCGAGACTGCCGTCTCTAGCGCTGCGGTTGCGCTGTTTCTCGTGGCCATCGTGGCCGTTGGTCTGATGTACCCGAACCTCGAGGGTGCTGGCGGGTTCGCGCTGGTCGGGAGTCTGGTCTTCTTCGTGGTGGTGATGGTGGCGACTGGCTACTGGCTCTCGAGGCAGTAGGATCGATTCGGGCGGCGCGGTCGACAGCAGCCAGCGGTCGCGGCTCAGGCGTCGGCTTCGGTTTCGCGCCAGTCGGCGATTTCCTCGTCGTCGGCGTCGTCGAGCGCGCCCTCGTAGTACGCCATCGGATGCGAGATCGTCTCGCAGCGATCGTCCATGTTGACACAATCCCCATACGATTGCATCGTGGCACACGACGGCGGCGAGTACTCCGTGGGGCTGGTTTCGCCACGAATGTGGTCGGTCTGGTAGCGTGTCATCTCCTCGCCGAAGCCCGGGTTCACCGAATAAAATTCCACGATCTCGTCGGTCGTCATCCCGATCGAGGTCAGGAAGGCCGTGATCGCAAACCGCGAGTGGTGTTCGAGGTGTTCGCCCTTCCGTACCGAGTCGAGCAGCGCGCGCATACACGGCGGGAAGAGGTCGGGCACCACGGTGTCGATCTCGCGGGTGAGTTCGAGCTCCGAAAGGGTCTCTCGCACCTGGCTCTCGGCGTCGGCGAGCGCGTCGCCGACCGACTCGGGCACCGCAAGCGGGAGCCCATCGGAGATCCGGCGTTCGATCGCCTTTTCGAGGAGATCGCCGAGTTCGGCGTGCGTGATCGGGACCTGTCCCTCGGCGAGCGGGCGGTTGACCAGCCGCCACTCGTCGCCCCACATGTCGGCGGCGAGGCTGAGGTACGCGCCGACGTCGACCCGATACGCGTCCTGACTCCCGGTGCTGGCGTCACGACTGCCGACTCCGGGCTCGCC
Coding sequences:
- a CDS encoding GNAT family N-acetyltransferase, encoding MYVRLATHEDRAALPALHTAAVEAFGPDGYDADQVRKWAKADERSPDDYDVDATDEHFTVAVRESEVAGFGHLVLDAGEVHAVYVHPDHAGRGVGSALLAELEGYARGRGCSVLTLQSSLNAAGFYEKAGYERVGESESPGGLAVVEMRKEL
- a CDS encoding DUF7384 family protein, producing the protein MDEPNPARVVADADVLAADLLVGGPARTALDIVRSHSWVDLVASDPLLNDCESIVAALADAGLAAAHRDKLDALRMRVDHPEDDHPALASAATGDAAHVLSFDDRLQGAAAGVEIRSHVATSVKDPTAFARLFDPERLWPVVGDGAYPGPDRDPRS
- a CDS encoding SWIM zinc finger family protein, translating into MTHTRNTPVSRKQSLAPDLDGMADRAARAWRERMAVDPLDGGRYVVESASGATYVVSLPNSRCSCPDHSIRGERCKHLRRVAIEVTEGRIPPPGFRAADCLACGRETFVPDAIRLPLCFTCGFEPGDRVRDRETGDLLTVVAVTDRRADEVEITATDSTVAAHPTNRAYDSAEPVVEAVYPGSERRYSFPRSRLVRRPRAVSVGDSSPTVTG
- a CDS encoding DUF7472 family protein produces the protein MERETFVETAVSSAAVALFLVAIVAVGLMYPNLEGAGGFALVGSLVFFVVVMVATGYWLSRQ
- the priL gene encoding DNA primase regulatory subunit PriL, translated to MERRHARYPFLDAAREAVEHADVDLLAIARDEERVVERATERVERALSDGTIGDPRRSTRVELLSYPLARVLVSLVDEHVLTRKYARAEASAAHDRIDAAADGAELKSTRDDRVTTTELLTEFDLARHVHAVDADAGGGEPGVGSRDASTGSQDAYRVDVGAYLSLAADMWGDEWRLVNRPLAEGQVPITHAELGDLLEKAIERRISDGLPLAVPESVGDALADAESQVRETLSELELTREIDTVVPDLFPPCMRALLDSVRKGEHLEHHSRFAITAFLTSIGMTTDEIVEFYSVNPGFGEEMTRYQTDHIRGETSPTEYSPPSCATMQSYGDCVNMDDRCETISHPMAYYEGALDDADDEEIADWRETEADA